A single region of the Pseudomonas sp. VD-NE ins genome encodes:
- a CDS encoding N-acetylmuramoyl-L-alanine amidase → MAVTVNAVADSKVNSVRLWRAPDNTRLVFDLSGPVQHSVFTLTSPDRLVIDINGATLGAPLNVQTANTPITAMRSAQRTPTDLRVVIDLKKAVTPKSFSLAPNAQYGNRLVVDLFDNPADAAPPPAPTPQVATVPAVPVTPTEPAIKLPPAPAGKRDIVVVIDAGHGGEDPGASGSRGQREKDVVLQIARELQRQVNGMKGFRAELTRTGDYFIPLRGRTEIARKKGADLFVSIHADAAPSAAAFGASVFALSDRGATSETARWLADSENRSDLIGGAGNVSLDDKDRMLAGVLLDLSMTASLTSSLNVGQKVLTNIGRVTPLHKQRVEQAGFMVLKSPDIPSILVETGFISNANEANKLSASSHQQALARSISSGVRQFFQQNPPPGTYIAWLRDSGKIAQGPRDHRVGPGETLAMIGVRYQVSPATLRAANSLKSDELKVGQHLTIPGTELASKE, encoded by the coding sequence ATGGCAGTAACCGTCAACGCTGTGGCCGATTCGAAGGTCAACAGCGTGCGCCTGTGGCGGGCGCCGGACAACACGCGACTGGTCTTCGACCTGAGCGGCCCGGTGCAGCACAGCGTCTTCACCCTGACCTCACCAGACCGGCTGGTGATCGACATCAACGGCGCCACCCTGGGTGCGCCACTGAATGTGCAGACTGCGAACACGCCGATCACCGCGATGCGTTCGGCCCAGCGTACGCCGACTGATCTGCGCGTGGTCATCGACCTGAAGAAAGCCGTCACCCCGAAAAGCTTCTCGCTGGCGCCGAACGCGCAGTACGGCAACCGTCTGGTGGTCGACCTGTTTGATAACCCGGCCGACGCCGCACCGCCGCCTGCGCCAACGCCGCAGGTGGCGACCGTGCCAGCGGTGCCGGTAACCCCGACCGAGCCGGCTATCAAATTGCCGCCAGCCCCGGCCGGTAAACGCGACATTGTCGTGGTGATCGACGCCGGCCACGGTGGCGAAGACCCGGGTGCATCCGGCTCGCGTGGCCAGCGTGAGAAAGACGTAGTGCTGCAGATCGCTCGCGAACTGCAGCGCCAGGTCAACGGCATGAAAGGCTTCCGCGCCGAATTGACCCGTACCGGCGACTACTTCATTCCGCTGCGCGGCCGTACCGAAATCGCCCGCAAGAAGGGCGCTGACCTGTTTGTGTCGATCCACGCCGATGCGGCGCCGTCTGCTGCCGCCTTCGGTGCGTCGGTGTTTGCCCTGTCTGATCGCGGCGCGACGTCGGAGACTGCACGTTGGCTGGCCGACAGCGAAAACCGTTCTGACTTGATCGGTGGTGCCGGCAACGTCAGCCTCGACGACAAGGACCGCATGCTTGCGGGCGTACTGCTCGACCTGTCGATGACTGCCTCGCTGACCTCCAGCCTCAACGTCGGGCAGAAAGTCCTGACCAACATCGGTCGCGTCACGCCCCTGCACAAACAGCGTGTGGAACAGGCCGGGTTCATGGTGTTGAAGTCGCCGGACATCCCGTCGATCCTGGTCGAAACCGGGTTTATCTCCAACGCCAACGAAGCCAACAAGCTCTCGGCATCGAGCCACCAGCAAGCGCTGGCCCGCTCGATCAGCAGCGGCGTGCGCCAGTTCTTCCAGCAGAACCCGCCACCGGGCACCTACATTGCCTGGCTGCGTGATTCCGGCAAGATCGCACAAGGCCCGCGCGACCATCGCGTTGGCCCGGGTGAAACGCTGGCAATGATCGGTGTGCGCTATCAGGTGTCGCCGGCCACGTTGCGCGCGGCCAACAGCCTGAAAAGCGATGAGTTGAAAGTCGGTCAGCACCTGACCATTCCAGGCACCGAACTGGCGTCCAAAGAATGA
- the tsaE gene encoding tRNA (adenosine(37)-N6)-threonylcarbamoyltransferase complex ATPase subunit type 1 TsaE, which produces MSEVTLYLADEQAMSDFGARIARVTQGHGLIFLEGNLGMGKTTLSRGIIRGLGHVGAVKSPTFTLVEPYEIGDVRAFHFDLYRLVDPEELEFLGIRDYFEDDAMCLIEWPDKGAGFLPKPDLTITISPQDSGRSLKILSQGSRGEAWCAALALESN; this is translated from the coding sequence GTGTCTGAAGTAACCCTGTACCTGGCCGATGAACAGGCCATGAGCGACTTTGGCGCACGGATCGCCCGCGTGACCCAGGGTCACGGGCTGATTTTTCTCGAAGGTAACCTGGGCATGGGCAAAACCACCCTGTCGCGGGGCATCATCCGTGGCTTGGGCCATGTCGGCGCGGTAAAAAGTCCGACCTTTACCTTGGTCGAACCCTACGAAATCGGTGACGTCCGCGCCTTCCACTTCGACCTGTATCGACTGGTCGATCCGGAAGAACTGGAGTTTCTTGGCATCCGCGACTACTTCGAAGACGATGCAATGTGTCTGATCGAATGGCCCGATAAAGGTGCAGGCTTTTTGCCAAAGCCTGACCTGACCATTACCATTAGCCCGCAAGACAGCGGGCGTTCGCTGAAAATTTTATCCCAGGGCTCGCGTGGCGAGGCCTGGTGTGCCGCTTTGGCATTGGAATCCAATTAA